Proteins encoded together in one Balaenoptera musculus isolate JJ_BM4_2016_0621 chromosome 6, mBalMus1.pri.v3, whole genome shotgun sequence window:
- the KCNV2 gene encoding LOW QUALITY PROTEIN: potassium voltage-gated channel subfamily V member 2 (The sequence of the model RefSeq protein was modified relative to this genomic sequence to represent the inferred CDS: deleted 1 base in 1 codon), protein MLKQNERRRSWGYRSWHTAESEDASQAAGSQQRRSICSVGTRLGSQASVPSWTEGNYNYYIDEDEDGDGDGEEEEQWKDDLAAEDQQPGEATTNHGEGGTDAPVVSSTLNVNVGGHSYHLEYAELASYPKTRLGRLVTSTSRSRQLGLCDDYEAQTDEYFFDRDPEVFQLIYNFYASGVLLVRDELCPRCFLEELGYWGVRLKYSPRCCLICFEERRDELSEQLKIQRELRAQAQAEEAEELFRDMRFYGPQRRRLWNLMEKPFSSVAAKAIGVASSLFVLISVVALALNTVEEMQQQAEQGAGGGNPRPFLEHVEMLCMAFFTLEFLLRLASTPDLRRFARSALNLVDLVAILPLYLQLLLECFTSEDQVRGKGSLHEHDLETMGRVGQVLRVMRLLRIFRILKLARHSTGLRAFGFTLRQCYQQVGCLLLFITMGIFTFSEAVYSVEHDVRGTNFTSIPHAWWWAAVSISTVGYGDMYPETHLGRLFAFLCIAFGIILNGMPISILYNKFSDYYSKLKAYEYTAIRRERGNVEFMQRARKKIAECLAGSNPQTNPRQNN, encoded by the exons ATGCTGAAACAGAATGAGAGGAGGCGGTCTTGGGGCTACAGGTCCTGGCATACTGCGGAGAGTGAAGACGCATCCCAGGCAGCGGGCAGCCAACAACGCAGGAGCATCTGCTCCGTGGGGACCCGCCTGGGCTCGCAGGCCAGCGTCCCGTCGTGGACCGAGGGCAACTACAACTACTACATCGACGAGGAcgaggatggggatggggatggggaggaggaggagcagtggAAGGACGACCTGGCAGCGGAGGACCAGCAGCCCGGAGAGGCCACCACCAACCACGGCGAAGGCGGCACCGACGCTCCGGTCGTGTCCTCCACTCTGAACGTGAACGTGGGCGGCCACAGCTACCACCTGGAGTACGCCGAGCTGGCCAGCTACCCCAAGACGCGCCTGGGGCGCCTGGTCACCTCCACCAGCCGCAGCCGCCAGCTGGGCCTGTGCGACGATTACGAGGCGCAGACGGACGAATACTTCTTCGACCGCGACCCGGAGGTCTTCCAGCTCATCTACAACTTCTACGCGTCCGGGGTGCTGCTGGTGCGCGACGAGCTGTGCCCGCGCTGCTTCCTGGAGGAACTGGGCTAC TGGGGCGTGCGGCTCAAGTACTCGCCGCGCTGCTGCCTCATCTGCTTCGAGGAGAGGCGCGACGAGCTGAGCGAGCAGCTCAAGATCCAGCGCGAGCTGCGCGCCCAGGCGCAGGCCGAGGAGGCCGAGGAGCTCTTCCGAGACATGCGCTTCTACGGGCCGCAGCGGCGCCGCCTCTGGAACCTCATGGAGAAGCCCTTCTCGTCGGTGGCCGCCAAGGCCATCGGGGTGGCCTCCAGCCTCTTCGTGCTCATCTCCGTCGTGGCGCTGGCGCTCAACACGGTGGAGGAGATGCAGCAGCAGGCGGAGCAGGGCGCGGGCGGCGGCAACCCGCGGCCCTTTCTGGAGCACGTGGAGATGCTATGCATGGCTTTCTTCACGCTCGAGTTCCTGCTGCGCCTGGCCTCCACGCCCGACCTGCGGCGCTTCGCGCGGAGCGCCCTCAACCTGGTGGACCTGGTGGCCATCCTGCCACTCTACCTGCAGCTGCTGCTCGAGTGCTTCACGAGCGAGGACCAGGTGCGCGGCAAGGGCTCGCTGCACGAGCACGACCTCGAGACCATGGGCCGCGTGGGCCAGGTGCTGCGCGTCATGCGCCTCCTGCGCATCTTCCGCATCCTCAAGCTGGCGCGCCACTCCACCGGCCTGCGCGCCTTCGGCTTCACGCTGCGCCAGTGCTACCAGCAGGTGGGCTGCCTGCTGCTCTTCATCACCATGGGCATCTTCACCTTCTCTGAGGCCGTCTACTCCGTGGAGCACGACGTGCGTGGAACCAACTTCACCAGCATCCCCCACGCCTGGTGGTGGGCCGCG GTGAGCATCTCCACCGTGGGCTATGGAGACATGTACCCAGAGACTCACCTGGGCCGGCTTTTTGCCTTCCTCTGCATCGCTTTCGGGATCATCCTCAACGGGATGCCCATTTCCATCCTCTACAACAAATTCTCCGATTACTACAGCAAGCTCAAGGCTTACGAGTACACCGCCATACGAAGGGAAAGGGGGAATGTGGAGTTCATGCAGAGAGCCAGAAAGAAGATAGCTGAGTGTTTGGCTGGAAGCAACCCACAGACCAACCCAAggcaaaataattaa